A part of Limibacillus halophilus genomic DNA contains:
- the pheT gene encoding phenylalanine--tRNA ligase subunit beta — translation MKFTLSWLKDHLDTDATLEDIVKTLSMVGLEVEGVEDRSAELAPFTVARVKEAKPHPDADRLRVCIVETIQGEVQVVCGAPNARTGMIGVFAPAGTHVPGTGVDLKKGVIRGVESNGMLVSEREMGLSDEHSGIIELPENAPFGAPFAKVMGLDDPVIDIAITPNRGDCLGVRGVARDLAAAGLGTLKPLQAASIGGSFESPIKWRRDLPAEAEDACPYVAGRSFRGVKNGSSPAWMQRRLKAIGLRPISALVDITNYVTFDLGRPLHVFDAGKLKGDLTMRLARGDEEILALDERSYRPDSETVVIADETGGTLEGIGGIMGGEASGCTLETSEVFLEVALFDPVRVATSGRRLGILSDARYRFERGLDPQSADWGVQVATKWILELCGGEASHPVSAGAIPDVSRNISLRPERLSTLGGLDLPKAEQARILGDLGFEVSDDGATLMAAVPSWRPDIEGEACLVEEVLRIHGFDAIPVVSLARDTDLPKPALDLLDRRTSLARTALAWRGLNETVTFSFMPSKLAKLFRPVPDSLMLVNPISSDLDAMRPTLIGNLVEAAARNSDRGLTDVALFEIGGAYQGDSPEDQQEVAAGLRSGQAVGRHWNMTSRTLDAFDAKGDALAALEACGAPTENLQVTADAPGWYHPGRSGSLRLGPKVLAVFGEVHPRILKAVGLRGPAVAFEVYLQEIPVPKKSTNLRPALEASAFQPVRRDFAFVVDADITAEKLLRAARGADRALITEVKLFDHYVGKGVPDGSKSLAIEVTLQPRDKTLTDAEIEAVSAKIIAQVGKATGGTLRG, via the coding sequence ATGAAGTTCACGCTTTCCTGGTTGAAGGATCACCTGGATACCGACGCCACGCTTGAGGATATCGTCAAAACTCTCTCGATGGTCGGCCTGGAGGTCGAGGGGGTCGAGGATCGCAGCGCCGAACTGGCGCCCTTTACGGTCGCGCGGGTGAAGGAAGCTAAACCTCACCCGGATGCCGACCGGTTGCGCGTTTGCATCGTGGAAACCATTCAGGGTGAGGTCCAGGTTGTCTGTGGCGCACCCAACGCGCGTACCGGCATGATCGGCGTTTTCGCACCCGCCGGCACGCATGTGCCAGGCACGGGTGTCGATCTCAAGAAGGGCGTGATTCGGGGCGTCGAATCCAATGGCATGCTCGTTTCCGAACGGGAAATGGGTTTGTCGGACGAGCACAGCGGCATTATCGAATTGCCCGAGAATGCACCCTTCGGTGCGCCCTTCGCCAAGGTCATGGGTCTCGACGATCCGGTGATCGACATAGCGATCACGCCGAACCGTGGTGATTGTCTGGGGGTGCGCGGTGTGGCGCGCGATCTGGCCGCCGCTGGCCTGGGGACCCTCAAGCCCCTGCAGGCGGCTTCCATCGGCGGCAGCTTCGAAAGTCCCATCAAATGGCGTCGCGATCTTCCAGCGGAGGCCGAGGACGCTTGTCCATATGTCGCAGGGCGCAGCTTCCGTGGCGTCAAGAACGGTTCCAGCCCCGCTTGGATGCAGCGTCGCCTCAAGGCGATTGGATTGCGTCCGATTTCCGCGCTGGTGGATATCACCAACTATGTGACCTTTGACCTTGGCCGCCCCTTGCACGTTTTTGACGCAGGCAAACTCAAGGGTGACCTCACCATGCGCTTGGCGCGTGGTGATGAGGAAATCCTGGCATTGGACGAGCGCAGCTATCGCCCTGATAGCGAGACGGTGGTTATCGCCGACGAGACCGGCGGCACGCTGGAGGGAATCGGCGGTATCATGGGCGGCGAGGCTTCCGGCTGTACGCTGGAAACGAGCGAGGTCTTTCTGGAGGTCGCGCTTTTTGATCCGGTAAGGGTCGCAACCTCCGGGCGGAGGCTGGGAATCCTGTCGGATGCGCGCTATCGCTTCGAGCGCGGTCTGGACCCACAGTCAGCCGACTGGGGTGTCCAGGTGGCGACCAAGTGGATCCTGGAGCTCTGCGGCGGCGAGGCGAGCCATCCGGTGAGTGCCGGGGCAATCCCCGATGTTTCCCGGAACATAAGCTTGCGGCCGGAGCGTCTTTCGACCCTCGGCGGATTGGATTTGCCGAAAGCCGAGCAGGCACGCATTTTGGGCGATCTTGGTTTCGAGGTATCCGACGACGGCGCCACGCTGATGGCGGCCGTGCCCTCCTGGCGGCCGGATATCGAAGGCGAAGCCTGCCTGGTCGAGGAGGTTCTGCGCATCCACGGATTTGACGCCATCCCAGTGGTGTCCCTGGCGCGCGATACGGATTTGCCCAAACCGGCGTTGGATCTGCTTGACCGTCGCACGAGCCTGGCCCGGACAGCGCTTGCCTGGCGCGGGCTCAATGAAACGGTGACCTTCTCTTTCATGCCGTCGAAGCTCGCCAAGCTCTTCCGGCCGGTGCCGGACAGCTTGATGCTGGTTAATCCGATTTCCAGCGACCTCGACGCTATGCGGCCGACTTTGATCGGCAACCTTGTCGAGGCTGCCGCCCGCAACAGTGACCGCGGCTTGACCGATGTCGCGCTGTTTGAGATCGGCGGGGCCTATCAGGGCGACAGTCCGGAGGATCAGCAAGAAGTCGCTGCCGGTCTGCGGTCCGGCCAGGCTGTCGGTCGCCATTGGAACATGACGTCACGGACTTTGGACGCCTTCGATGCCAAGGGCGATGCCCTTGCAGCGCTGGAAGCCTGCGGCGCGCCAACGGAGAATCTCCAAGTCACGGCCGATGCACCGGGTTGGTACCATCCGGGACGCTCCGGCAGCTTGCGGCTTGGACCGAAGGTTTTAGCGGTCTTTGGCGAGGTGCACCCAAGGATATTGAAGGCAGTCGGGTTGCGTGGTCCGGCCGTGGCGTTCGAGGTTTACCTGCAGGAAATACCGGTGCCAAAGAAGAGCACCAATCTGCGCCCGGCACTTGAGGCATCTGCGTTCCAGCCGGTTCGCCGCGACTTCGCCTTCGTGGTCGATGCGGACATTACCGCCGAGAAGCTGTTGCGCGCGGCAAGGGGTGCGGATCGTGCGCTGATCACCGAGGTCAAGCTGTTTGACCACTACGTCGGCAAGGGCGTGCCGGACGGCAGCAAGTCGCTGGCCATCGAGGTGACGCTGCAACCGCGCGACAAGACCTTGACGGATGCGGAAATCGAGGCGGTGTCCGCCAAGATCATCGCACAGGTCGGCAAGGCCACCGGCGGTACGCTGCGGGGATAG
- the pheS gene encoding phenylalanine--tRNA ligase subunit alpha: MSELEKLRAELGKRIEGAGDLQSLEQLRIEALGKKGLITQQMKSLGQLDAEERRLRGQQLNALKDEIAEALEGRKGALEGAELDARLQAERIDVTLPARPAELGRLHPISRTVDELVAIFGEMGFSVANGPHIEDDFHNFTALNIPEEHPARQEHDTFYLPEREDGSRLVLRTHTSPVQIRTMQKTTPPLRIIAPGRTFRSDSDATHSPMFHQIEGLVIDEKTHMGHLKGTLIDFCRAFFDVDDLPVRFRPSYFPFTEPSAEVDIGCSREGGQLKIGAGKDWLEILGSGMVHPKVLEHCGIDPRKYQGFAFGMGIERIAMLKYGIPDLRTFYDSDLRWLRHYGFLPLETPSMVRGL, encoded by the coding sequence ATGAGTGAGCTGGAAAAGCTGAGGGCCGAACTAGGTAAGCGTATCGAAGGCGCTGGCGATCTTCAGTCGCTCGAGCAACTGCGGATTGAGGCCTTGGGTAAGAAGGGCCTCATAACCCAGCAGATGAAAAGCCTGGGCCAACTGGACGCGGAAGAACGTCGTCTGCGCGGCCAACAGCTCAACGCCCTGAAAGACGAGATCGCAGAGGCCCTGGAGGGTCGAAAGGGTGCGCTGGAAGGGGCGGAGCTGGATGCCCGCCTGCAGGCAGAGCGCATCGATGTAACCCTCCCGGCGCGACCGGCCGAACTGGGACGCCTTCACCCGATCAGCCGCACTGTCGATGAACTGGTCGCGATCTTCGGCGAGATGGGGTTCTCGGTGGCGAACGGTCCCCACATCGAGGATGATTTCCACAATTTCACCGCCTTGAACATTCCCGAAGAACATCCGGCCCGGCAGGAGCACGATACCTTTTATCTGCCCGAGCGTGAGGACGGTTCGCGGCTGGTGCTGCGGACCCACACCTCTCCGGTGCAGATTCGCACCATGCAGAAAACCACGCCGCCGCTGCGCATCATCGCACCCGGGCGCACCTTCCGATCGGATTCCGACGCCACCCACAGTCCGATGTTTCATCAGATCGAAGGCTTGGTGATCGACGAGAAGACCCACATGGGTCATCTGAAAGGAACGTTGATCGATTTCTGCAGGGCGTTCTTCGACGTGGACGATTTGCCGGTACGTTTCCGGCCCAGCTACTTCCCCTTCACCGAACCCAGCGCCGAGGTCGATATCGGCTGCTCCCGCGAGGGTGGTCAGTTAAAGATAGGTGCGGGTAAGGATTGGCTGGAGATCCTGGGAAGCGGGATGGTGCACCCAAAGGTTCTGGAACACTGCGGCATTGACCCACGCAAGTATCAGGGCTTTGCCTTCGGCATGGGAATCGAGCGGATCGCCATGTTGAAGTATGGCATCCCGGATCTAAGAACCTTCTACGACAGCGATCTGCGTTGGCTGCGGCACTACGGCTTTCTACCGCTTGAGACGCCGTCCATGGTAAGGGGGCTCTGA
- the rplT gene encoding 50S ribosomal protein L20, which translates to MARVKRGVTARASHSKVLKAAKGYRGRNSTVYRVAKEKVEKGLQYAYRDRRVRKRNFRALWIQRINAGVREHGITYSQFIDGMNKAGIELDRKVLSDLAIREPEAFKALVDQAQAARAAAQK; encoded by the coding sequence ATGGCTCGTGTCAAGAGAGGCGTTACCGCCCGCGCCAGTCACAGTAAGGTCCTGAAGGCAGCCAAGGGCTACCGGGGCCGCAATTCAACCGTTTATCGCGTCGCGAAGGAAAAGGTCGAGAAAGGCCTGCAGTATGCCTATCGCGATCGCCGCGTCCGCAAGCGCAATTTCCGCGCCTTGTGGATTCAGCGCATCAATGCCGGTGTGCGTGAGCATGGCATCACCTACTCGCAGTTCATTGACGGCATGAACAAGGCCGGCATCGAACTTGATCGTAAGGTTCTGTCGGACCTCGCGATCCGCGAGCCGGAGGCCTTCAAGGCTCTGGTCGATCAGGCCCAGGCCGCCCGCGCCGCTGCTCAGAAGTAA
- the rpmI gene encoding 50S ribosomal protein L35, which produces MPKMKTNSSAKKRFRLTATGKVRMNVAFKRHNLRKRSQKMKRHARGTTIMAETDAKFVRKHFLPNG; this is translated from the coding sequence ATGCCCAAGATGAAGACAAACAGCAGCGCCAAAAAGCGCTTCCGTTTGACCGCGACCGGTAAGGTTCGCATGAACGTCGCCTTCAAGCGGCACAATCTTCGCAAGCGTTCGCAGAAAATGAAGCGCCATGCGCGCGGGACGACCATCATGGCCGAGACCGACGCAAAATTCGTGCGCAAGCATTTCCTGCCGAACGGCTAA
- the infC gene encoding translation initiation factor IF-3, with the protein MNAAPTREGPRVNDMINVRKVRIIDAEGENRGVVTIEEALDLAAESGLDLVEISPNVDPPVCKVMDYGKFKYEAQKKKNEAKKKQKIIEIKEIKMRPNIDQHDYDVKMRAINRFLEDGDKVKVTLRFRGREMAHQDLGLQLLDKVRNDLEEVAKVEQLPKLEGRQMIMVVAPR; encoded by the coding sequence ATGAACGCCGCGCCCACCCGTGAGGGTCCGCGCGTGAACGACATGATCAACGTTCGCAAGGTGCGTATCATTGACGCCGAAGGTGAAAACCGCGGCGTCGTTACCATTGAAGAAGCTTTAGACCTGGCCGCAGAGTCGGGGCTCGATCTCGTGGAAATTTCCCCGAACGTCGATCCACCGGTCTGCAAGGTCATGGACTATGGCAAGTTCAAGTACGAAGCGCAGAAGAAAAAGAACGAAGCCAAGAAGAAGCAGAAAATCATCGAGATCAAAGAGATCAAGATGCGCCCGAACATCGATCAACATGATTACGATGTGAAAATGCGGGCAATCAACCGGTTCCTGGAAGACGGCGACAAGGTGAAGGTTACTTTGCGCTTCCGCGGTCGCGAAATGGCGCACCAGGATCTCGGCCTGCAGCTTCTCGACAAGGTGCGCAACGATCTTGAAGAAGTGGCCAAAGTCGAGCAGTTACCCAAGCTCGAAGGACGCCAGATGATCATGGTGGTGGCGCCGCGCTAG
- the thrS gene encoding threonine--tRNA ligase, giving the protein MSSAEVKITLPDGSARSYQRPATGRTVAESIGPRLAKDALVVKVNGALWDLDRELECDAALEIVTRSHPDALEVLRHDCAHVLAQAAQELYPETQITFGPATDDGFYYDFARKEPFTPEDLERIEERMHEIVERDIPIKREVWDRAAAIAHFNEIGEKYKAEHIATLAEDAVITIYRQGDWLDLCLGPHLASTKQLGHAFKLLRLSGAYWRGDAKNEQLQRVYGTCWESEKQLKAYLLRLEEAAKRDHRRVGREMDLFHQQEEAVGSVFWHPKGWTLYRTVERYMSSRLEAAGYQEVKTPQLIDRALWEASGHWEKFREHMFIAESEDRTLAVKPMNCPGHVQIFRQGVKSYRDLPLRMAEFGACHRNEPSGALHGLMRVRAFTQDDAHIFCTEEQIVSETKIFCDLLQTVYRDLGFAEVKVKFSDRPEVRAGSDATWDKAEQALIEATEAAGLAYTLNPGEGAFYGPKLEFVLTDAIGRDWQCGTLQVDFVLPERLDASYIGQDGERHRPVMLHRAILGSFERFLAILIEQYAGRFPLWLAPVQVVVATIVNDADAYAEKASAALKAAGLRVETDLRNEKINYKVRELSHRKIPVIAVVGQREAEEGTVALRRLGGKEQEILALEDAIVRLKEEAAPPA; this is encoded by the coding sequence ATGTCATCGGCAGAGGTCAAGATCACACTTCCGGACGGTTCCGCCCGCAGCTACCAGCGCCCGGCGACCGGGCGGACAGTGGCGGAATCCATTGGCCCTCGCCTTGCCAAGGATGCTCTTGTCGTCAAGGTGAATGGCGCATTGTGGGATCTTGACCGCGAGCTGGAGTGCGACGCGGCGTTGGAGATCGTGACGCGCAGTCACCCGGATGCGCTTGAGGTGCTGCGACACGACTGTGCACATGTTCTGGCCCAGGCTGCGCAAGAGCTCTATCCGGAAACGCAGATTACCTTCGGACCCGCCACGGATGACGGCTTCTACTACGATTTTGCCCGGAAGGAGCCCTTCACCCCAGAGGATCTGGAGCGCATCGAGGAACGCATGCACGAGATCGTCGAGCGGGACATCCCGATCAAGCGCGAAGTTTGGGACCGCGCGGCCGCGATCGCACACTTCAACGAGATTGGCGAGAAGTACAAGGCCGAACATATCGCGACCCTGGCCGAGGATGCGGTGATCACCATCTATCGCCAGGGTGACTGGCTCGACCTTTGCCTGGGGCCGCATTTGGCCTCGACAAAGCAGCTTGGCCACGCGTTCAAGCTTTTGCGGTTGTCCGGCGCTTACTGGCGCGGCGACGCCAAGAACGAGCAGTTGCAGCGTGTTTACGGCACCTGCTGGGAAAGCGAGAAGCAGCTCAAGGCCTACTTGCTTCGGCTGGAGGAGGCCGCCAAGCGCGACCATCGCCGCGTGGGTCGTGAGATGGACCTTTTCCATCAGCAGGAAGAAGCCGTTGGTAGTGTCTTCTGGCATCCCAAGGGGTGGACTCTCTACCGTACCGTCGAACGCTACATGAGCAGCCGTTTGGAAGCCGCGGGTTATCAGGAAGTCAAAACGCCGCAGCTCATTGACCGCGCGCTTTGGGAGGCTTCGGGCCACTGGGAGAAGTTCCGCGAGCATATGTTCATTGCCGAGTCAGAGGACCGGACGCTAGCGGTCAAGCCGATGAACTGTCCCGGCCACGTGCAGATTTTCCGCCAGGGCGTAAAATCCTACCGCGACCTGCCGCTGCGCATGGCCGAATTTGGCGCCTGCCACCGCAACGAGCCGTCGGGCGCGCTTCATGGATTGATGCGGGTTCGCGCCTTCACTCAGGACGATGCCCATATATTCTGCACCGAAGAGCAGATCGTCAGCGAGACCAAGATTTTCTGTGATCTGTTGCAGACGGTTTACCGCGATCTGGGGTTTGCGGAGGTGAAGGTGAAGTTCTCCGACCGGCCCGAGGTGCGCGCCGGATCGGATGCGACCTGGGATAAAGCCGAGCAGGCACTGATAGAAGCAACCGAAGCGGCGGGGCTCGCCTACACCTTGAACCCCGGCGAGGGCGCGTTCTATGGGCCGAAGCTGGAGTTCGTCCTGACGGACGCTATCGGCCGTGACTGGCAGTGCGGTACGTTGCAGGTGGACTTTGTGCTGCCCGAGCGCCTGGATGCCAGCTATATCGGACAGGACGGCGAGCGGCACCGTCCCGTTATGTTGCACCGTGCGATTCTCGGGTCCTTCGAGCGGTTCCTGGCAATTTTGATTGAGCAGTACGCTGGCAGGTTCCCGCTTTGGCTGGCGCCGGTGCAAGTGGTTGTCGCAACCATCGTGAATGATGCCGATGCTTACGCGGAAAAGGCCAGTGCAGCGCTGAAAGCTGCCGGTTTGCGTGTTGAAACCGATCTGCGGAACGAGAAGATTAACTACAAGGTTCGTGAACTCAGCCATCGCAAAATTCCGGTGATTGCGGTCGTCGGCCAGCGCGAGGCGGAAGAGGGCACGGTAGCTTTGCGGCGGCTGGGCGGCAAAGAACAAGAGATTCTTGCGCTTGAGGACGCTATAGTTAGACTAAAGGAAGAAGCGGCTCCTCCTGCATGA
- a CDS encoding glycosyltransferase family 4 protein has translation MSESKSNISAPAPVEGRPPVVLQVLPALVAGGVERGAVDIAGALVQAGCVSLVASEGGPMAYELQRVQAEHVTLPLGTKNPVGMWRNVKRLRQLIRARNVDIIHARSRAPAWSAYYAARAEGIHFMTTFHGAYGHGSEIKRTYNSIMARGERVIAPSRYIADHLASVYGVGPDRLRCIPRGVDTRIFAPEAVSAERVIQLAEQWRLPETLPLVLLAGRFTRGKGQTDLIHALARMKDMEFACVIAGADQGGSRFRTELEKLIASVGLGDRVWLVDHCNDMAAAYMLANVVVSASSHPESFGRTIGEAQAMGRPVVATDHGGAPEQILAGVTGKLVKPGDQEALAEGIRWALGLSHHMREQIAAAAITNIRGHFTKEQMCNATLAVYGELLG, from the coding sequence ATGTCTGAATCGAAGAGTAACATCTCCGCGCCTGCTCCTGTCGAGGGGCGCCCGCCCGTCGTGCTGCAGGTCCTGCCGGCATTGGTCGCCGGCGGCGTTGAGCGCGGCGCCGTCGATATCGCGGGCGCACTGGTGCAGGCGGGCTGCGTTTCGCTCGTTGCCTCGGAGGGCGGGCCGATGGCCTACGAGCTGCAGCGGGTTCAGGCTGAACACGTTACCCTTCCGCTGGGAACCAAGAATCCTGTCGGCATGTGGCGCAACGTAAAACGGCTGCGCCAGCTCATTCGCGCGCGCAACGTCGATATCATCCATGCCCGCAGCCGCGCGCCGGCCTGGTCGGCTTACTATGCGGCCCGCGCGGAAGGCATTCACTTCATGACGACCTTCCATGGCGCCTATGGCCATGGTTCGGAGATCAAGCGCACCTACAACTCCATCATGGCCCGGGGCGAACGGGTTATCGCGCCGTCGCGTTATATTGCCGACCATCTGGCCTCTGTTTACGGGGTCGGGCCCGATCGCTTGCGCTGCATACCGCGCGGCGTGGACACACGGATATTCGCACCGGAAGCTGTCTCCGCTGAACGGGTGATTCAACTGGCCGAACAATGGCGTTTGCCAGAGACCCTGCCGTTGGTGCTGTTGGCCGGGCGCTTTACCCGGGGTAAGGGGCAGACTGACCTGATCCACGCGTTGGCCCGTATGAAGGATATGGAGTTTGCCTGTGTGATCGCCGGTGCCGACCAGGGCGGCAGCCGTTTTCGTACGGAACTTGAGAAACTAATAGCGTCGGTTGGTTTGGGCGACCGCGTGTGGCTCGTCGATCACTGCAATGACATGGCGGCGGCCTACATGCTGGCCAATGTCGTGGTTTCGGCTTCCAGCCATCCCGAATCCTTCGGCCGGACGATCGGCGAGGCGCAGGCCATGGGCCGGCCGGTGGTGGCAACCGACCACGGCGGGGCTCCCGAGCAGATTCTGGCGGGCGTGACCGGCAAGCTGGTCAAGCCGGGCGACCAGGAGGCTCTGGCTGAAGGTATCCGCTGGGCGCTTGGTCTCAGTCACCATATGCGTGAGCAGATCGCGGCGGCGGCCATTACAAACATTCGCGGGCATTTCACCAAAGAGCAGATGTGCAACGCGACTCTGGCGGTATACGGGGAACTGCTCGGGTGA
- a CDS encoding alpha/beta hydrolase, with protein sequence MTQSSNPASNQVSYLACPNDARIAYHRLQGKGPGIVFLGGFASDMTGTKALALEAFARDRGQAFLRFDYQGHGASSGRFEDGSIGLWAEDAKAAIAALTQGPQILVGSSMGGWIMLLAALAMPERVAALVGIAPAPDFTEDLMWAGFTAEVRTQIMETGAYREPSDYSDEPYVITRKLIEDGRQNLLLRDPIPLSCPVRILQGLEDRDVPWEHALKLCAALESSDVEVTLVKGGDHRLSEPADLDRLAMTLERLLERF encoded by the coding sequence ATGACGCAATCGAGCAACCCGGCAAGCAATCAAGTCAGCTATCTGGCGTGTCCCAACGATGCCAGGATCGCCTATCATCGCTTGCAGGGGAAGGGCCCTGGAATCGTTTTCCTGGGTGGTTTCGCATCGGATATGACCGGCACCAAGGCCCTCGCCCTGGAAGCCTTTGCACGCGATCGGGGACAAGCCTTTCTGCGCTTCGATTATCAAGGACACGGTGCTTCCAGCGGCAGGTTCGAGGACGGCTCGATCGGCCTTTGGGCCGAGGACGCCAAGGCTGCCATCGCCGCGTTGACCCAGGGCCCGCAAATTCTGGTGGGTTCGTCGATGGGGGGATGGATCATGTTGCTGGCTGCGCTGGCCATGCCTGAGCGTGTCGCGGCGCTCGTCGGCATCGCCCCCGCACCCGACTTCACCGAAGACCTGATGTGGGCCGGATTCACGGCGGAAGTGCGCACCCAAATTATGGAGACGGGTGCCTATCGGGAGCCGTCCGACTATAGCGACGAGCCGTACGTCATTACCCGGAAACTGATCGAGGATGGCCGCCAGAACCTTTTGCTTCGCGACCCGATCCCCCTCTCTTGCCCGGTGCGCATTCTGCAAGGGCTGGAAGACCGGGACGTGCCCTGGGAGCACGCCCTCAAACTCTGCGCCGCGCTGGAAAGCAGCGATGTCGAGGTGACACTCGTCAAGGGTGGCGATCACCGCCTGTCGGAACCAGCCGACCTGGATCGCCTGGCGATGACATTGGAGCGTTTACTTGAGCGCTTTTAG
- a CDS encoding SDR family oxidoreductase, whose product MENAVSRNGNERRLFVFGLGYVAQRLATRLLPEGWKVAGTTRSAEKAAAMKAQGIQAFLFDRGHHLADPKLALRGTTHLLITLPPDAEGDPALDHEDEHIADLQNLAWVGLLSTTGVYGDHQGGWVDETTPLNPSGPRGLRRVKQEQGWQKLAARAALPLHIFRLAGIYGPGRNALEEVARGTARRIDKPGQVFSRIHLDDIVGALRASIAKPEPGAIYNLADDLPASAEEVTDYACGLLGRPSLPLIPFEEAAKTMTPMALSFYADSRRVSNAKLKNELRYRLRYPNYQVGLKALK is encoded by the coding sequence ATGGAGAACGCTGTTTCACGCAACGGCAACGAACGCCGCCTGTTTGTTTTCGGACTGGGCTATGTCGCCCAACGTCTGGCCACGCGTTTGCTCCCCGAGGGCTGGAAGGTGGCGGGGACGACTCGAAGTGCCGAGAAGGCGGCCGCCATGAAGGCACAGGGCATACAGGCTTTTCTGTTTGATCGCGGCCATCATCTGGCCGACCCGAAATTGGCCCTTCGTGGAACGACGCATCTCCTGATTACGCTTCCCCCAGATGCCGAGGGCGATCCGGCTCTCGATCATGAAGATGAGCATATAGCCGATCTTCAGAATTTGGCATGGGTGGGGCTCCTCTCCACGACAGGAGTCTACGGCGATCATCAGGGTGGGTGGGTTGATGAAACCACGCCGCTCAATCCCAGCGGTCCGCGTGGTCTTCGCCGGGTCAAGCAGGAACAGGGTTGGCAAAAGCTTGCCGCGCGCGCCGCATTGCCGCTGCATATCTTTCGGCTGGCGGGCATCTATGGACCAGGGCGCAATGCGCTCGAGGAAGTGGCAAGAGGCACGGCCCGTCGTATCGACAAACCGGGTCAGGTGTTCAGCCGCATACACCTGGATGATATCGTCGGCGCATTGCGGGCTTCCATCGCCAAGCCGGAACCAGGCGCGATTTACAATCTTGCCGACGACCTGCCGGCTTCGGCCGAAGAGGTAACGGATTATGCCTGCGGCCTGCTGGGGCGGCCTTCGCTGCCGTTGATTCCCTTCGAGGAAGCGGCCAAGACCATGACCCCTATGGCGCTGTCCTTCTACGCGGACAGCCGCCGGGTCTCGAACGCAAAGCTCAAGAACGAACTGCGTTACCGCCTACGATACCCGAACTATCAGGTTGGCCTAAAAGCGCTCAAGTAA
- a CDS encoding tetratricopeptide repeat protein yields MTHTSPFRRFRRSSAFLAVAVAGMFAVVVPLWAQTTGQGDGVPTGGAERYDICMKMAFGTPELALNEANAWGKEGGGLPAEHCASVALLNMGRLEEGASRLTAMADAMTGMRPELRIGAYGQAGQAWTMAGDSKAALAAQSKGLTLDPDNVELLIDRSFSHALTRDFWAALDDLNKASDLAPNRPDILVYRATTYRFLETPELALDDANRALVLAPDLPEGLLERGILRRLTGDETGAKADWERLIQVAPQSAAAQSARQNLERITKP; encoded by the coding sequence ATGACACACACCTCCCCCTTTCGCCGCTTCCGCAGGTCCTCAGCCTTCCTTGCCGTGGCCGTCGCTGGAATGTTCGCCGTCGTTGTTCCTCTTTGGGCGCAAACGACCGGGCAAGGCGACGGCGTACCCACTGGCGGCGCCGAGCGCTACGACATCTGCATGAAGATGGCGTTCGGTACGCCGGAGTTGGCGTTGAACGAAGCCAATGCATGGGGCAAGGAGGGCGGCGGCTTGCCGGCCGAGCACTGTGCGAGCGTCGCCTTACTGAACATGGGCAGGCTCGAGGAGGGGGCCAGCCGCTTGACCGCCATGGCCGATGCCATGACCGGCATGCGCCCTGAACTCCGGATTGGTGCTTACGGACAAGCGGGACAGGCCTGGACCATGGCCGGCGACAGCAAAGCGGCTCTGGCGGCCCAGTCCAAAGGGCTAACGCTTGATCCCGACAATGTGGAGTTGTTGATCGATCGCAGCTTCAGCCATGCCCTGACAAGGGACTTCTGGGCGGCTTTGGACGATCTCAACAAAGCCAGCGATCTGGCACCCAACCGACCCGACATTCTTGTCTACCGCGCCACCACCTATCGGTTCTTGGAAACCCCAGAGCTTGCCTTGGACGATGCCAACCGGGCCTTGGTGCTGGCGCCGGACCTACCCGAAGGCTTGCTGGAGCGAGGTATTCTGCGGCGTTTGACCGGGGATGAAACCGGTGCCAAGGCGGACTGGGAAAGATTGATTCAGGTCGCCCCACAAAGCGCGGCCGCGCAGTCTGCCAGACAAAACCTCGAGAGGATCACCAAGCCGTAA